One Streptococcus sp. DTU_2020_1001019_1_SI_AUS_MUR_006 DNA window includes the following coding sequences:
- a CDS encoding DUF969 domain-containing protein, which produces MEWIKLIGIVIIVIGFVYKLDTIATVVLASLVTALVSGVSLVEFLEILGKEFSNQRVLTIFMVTLPLVGLSETFGLKQRSIDLIQKIKGLTVGSFYTVYFFFRELDGFFAIRLGGHPQFVRPLVQPMGQAAAESQLGRKITEQESEALKARAAANDNFANFFAQNTFVGAGGVLLIGGTLDQLGYESNYAGIASASLIVAGIALFIVGIYNYLFDRKLLANKVSKGKQE; this is translated from the coding sequence ATGGAATGGATTAAACTAATAGGGATAGTTATCATTGTGATTGGTTTTGTCTATAAGTTAGATACCATTGCAACGGTAGTCTTAGCTAGTTTAGTTACCGCTCTAGTTTCTGGAGTTTCTCTTGTTGAGTTCTTGGAAATTTTGGGAAAAGAATTTAGTAATCAACGAGTTCTGACGATTTTTATGGTAACCTTGCCACTGGTAGGTTTATCTGAAACTTTTGGCCTCAAGCAACGTTCGATTGACTTGATTCAAAAGATAAAGGGACTAACAGTTGGAAGTTTTTATACAGTGTATTTCTTTTTTCGGGAACTCGATGGTTTCTTTGCCATTCGTCTTGGAGGACATCCGCAGTTTGTAAGGCCTTTGGTTCAACCCATGGGACAAGCAGCAGCAGAGTCTCAATTAGGTAGAAAAATAACGGAGCAGGAGAGTGAAGCGCTAAAAGCGCGTGCAGCAGCAAATGATAATTTTGCAAATTTCTTTGCTCAAAACACTTTCGTTGGTGCAGGCGGTGTCCTCTTGATAGGGGGCACACTGGACCAATTAGGTTACGAAAGTAATTATGCAGGAATTGCTTCAGCTTCGCTTATAGTTGCAGGAATTGCCCTATTTATAGTTGGGATTTACAATTACCTGTTTGATAGAAAACTGCTAGCAAATAAGGTTAGTAAAGGAAAACAAGAATGA
- a CDS encoding DUF3272 family protein — translation MNRQQFIIMAFFTAAETYYFNESIMAQRYIMALLWAILILRNFRVSYIMGKIVNAIDDHFKGKK, via the coding sequence ATGAACAGACAACAATTTATAATCATGGCCTTCTTTACTGCTGCCGAGACTTATTATTTCAATGAGTCTATCATGGCACAACGGTATATTATGGCCTTGCTCTGGGCTATTTTAATCCTGAGAAATTTTCGAGTAAGCTATATCATGGGGAAAATTGTCAATGCTATAGATGACCATTTTAAAGGAAAGAAGTAA
- a CDS encoding DUF2969 domain-containing protein yields the protein MSKKDKKIEIQLTDATVLVGKEKYEGYTLTIGKKVIGEIAELDNQFAIIKNGNVDSFYKKLEKAVEILIENYNLAK from the coding sequence ATGAGTAAAAAAGATAAAAAAATTGAAATTCAATTAACAGACGCAACTGTTTTAGTTGGTAAGGAAAAGTATGAAGGGTATACTTTAACGATCGGTAAAAAGGTTATTGGTGAAATTGCTGAACTAGATAATCAATTTGCGATCATAAAGAATGGAAATGTCGATAGTTTTTATAAAAAACTTGAAAAAGCTGTGGAAATTTTGATTGAAAACTATAATTTAGCAAAATAA
- a CDS encoding GAF domain-containing protein, translated as MLYSEKELLYQTINEQLSYLLEGEPNVLANLSNASALLKTSFPNTVFAGFYLFDGNELILGPFQGGVSCVRIALGKGVCGESAVSRQTVIVGDVKTYPNYISCDSSARSEIVVPMVKEGRLLGVLDLDSSLVDDYDELDQKYLEEFVAILLEKTEWNFSMFEEKA; from the coding sequence ATGTTATATTCAGAAAAAGAATTACTTTATCAAACAATAAATGAACAGCTCTCTTATCTTTTAGAAGGAGAGCCCAATGTGTTGGCTAATCTTTCTAATGCTAGTGCTTTGCTAAAAACAAGCTTTCCCAATACTGTTTTTGCAGGTTTCTATCTATTTGATGGGAATGAACTGATCTTGGGACCCTTTCAAGGTGGAGTTTCATGTGTACGAATCGCTCTTGGAAAAGGTGTTTGTGGCGAATCAGCAGTTAGTCGTCAAACAGTGATTGTTGGTGATGTAAAAACCTATCCAAACTATATTTCTTGCGATAGTAGTGCTCGTAGTGAAATTGTTGTGCCGATGGTTAAAGAGGGACGTCTTTTGGGCGTTCTAGATTTAGATTCATCTCTTGTTGATGATTATGATGAGTTGGATCAGAAATATCTAGAAGAGTTTGTTGCTATTTTGTTAGAGAAAACCGAATGGAATTTTTCAATGTTTGAGGAGAAAGCGTAA
- the sufD gene encoding Fe-S cluster assembly protein SufD — protein sequence MTKENIKLFSEMHAEPSWLADLRQKAFDKIETLELPVIERVKFHRWNLGDGTITESEPSANVPDFTALDNHLKLVQVGTQTVFEQIPVELAEQGVVFTDFHSALEEIPELVEEFFMSSVKYDDDKLAAYHTAYFNSGAVLYIPDNVEIKEPIEGIFYQDSDSDVPFNKHILIIAGKNSKISYLERLESRGEGSAKATANITVEVIARSGAQVKFAAIDRLGENVTAYISRRGKLGNDASIDWAIGVMNEGNVVADFDSDLIGNGSHADLKVVALSSGRQVQGIDTRVTNYGCNSIGNILQHGVILEKATLTFNGIGHIIKGAKGADAQQESRVLMLSDQARSDANPILLIDENDVTAGHAASIGQVDPEDMYYLMSRGLDKATAERLVVRGFLGSVIVEIPVKEVRDEMIATIEEKLSKR from the coding sequence ATGACTAAAGAAAATATTAAACTTTTTTCAGAAATGCACGCTGAACCAAGCTGGTTGGCTGATCTCCGTCAAAAAGCTTTTGACAAGATTGAGACTTTGGAATTACCAGTTATTGAGCGTGTCAAATTCCACCGTTGGAATCTGGGTGACGGAACGATTACAGAAAGTGAGCCATCAGCAAATGTTCCAGATTTCACTGCACTAGATAACCACTTGAAGTTGGTGCAAGTAGGAACTCAAACTGTTTTTGAGCAAATTCCAGTTGAGTTGGCTGAACAGGGTGTTGTCTTTACAGACTTCCATTCAGCTTTAGAAGAAATTCCAGAACTTGTAGAAGAATTCTTCATGTCATCTGTCAAGTATGACGATGACAAGTTGGCAGCCTACCATACAGCTTATTTCAATAGTGGTGCTGTTCTCTATATTCCTGATAACGTTGAAATTAAAGAGCCAATCGAAGGAATTTTCTATCAAGACAGCGATAGCGATGTGCCGTTTAACAAACATATTCTTATCATCGCTGGTAAAAACTCTAAGATTAGTTATCTAGAACGTTTAGAGTCACGCGGTGAAGGAAGTGCCAAAGCAACTGCTAATATCACAGTAGAAGTAATTGCACGTTCTGGTGCTCAAGTGAAGTTTGCTGCGATTGACCGTCTAGGTGAAAACGTCACTGCTTACATTAGCCGTCGTGGTAAATTAGGCAACGATGCAAGTATTGACTGGGCTATCGGTGTCATGAACGAAGGGAACGTCGTTGCGGACTTTGATAGCGATTTGATTGGTAATGGTAGCCATGCCGACCTTAAAGTCGTAGCTCTTTCAAGTGGCCGTCAAGTGCAAGGAATTGATACTCGTGTAACCAACTATGGTTGCAACTCAATCGGAAATATCCTACAACATGGGGTTATTCTTGAAAAAGCAACTTTGACCTTCAATGGTATTGGCCACATTATCAAGGGTGCTAAGGGAGCAGATGCGCAACAAGAAAGTCGTGTTCTCATGCTTTCAGACCAAGCGCGTTCAGATGCTAACCCAATTCTTTTAATTGATGAAAATGACGTTACTGCAGGTCACGCGGCTTCTATCGGTCAGGTAGATCCAGAAGATATGTACTACCTCATGAGCCGTGGCTTGGATAAGGCAACTGCAGAACGCTTGGTTGTCCG
- the rpsA gene encoding 30S ribosomal protein S1 encodes MNEFEDLLNSVSQVEPGDVVSAEVLTVDATQANVAISGTGVEGVLTLRELTNDRDADINDFVKVGEVLDVLVLRQVVGKDTDTVTYLVSKKRLEARKAWDKLVGREEEVVTVKGTRAVKGGLSVEFEGVRGFIPASMLDTRFVRNTERFVGQEFDAKIKEVDPKENRFILSRREVVEAATAAARAEVFGKLAVGDVVTGKVARITSFGAFIDLGGVDGLVHLTELSHERNVSPKSVVTVGEEVEVKILDLNEEEGRVSLSLKATTPGPWDGVEQKLAKGDVVEGTVKRLTDFGAFVEVLPGIDGLVHVSQISHKRIENPKEALKVGQEVTVKVLEVNADAERVSLSIKALEERPAQEEGQKEEKRAPRPRRPKRQEKRDFELPETQTGFSMADLFGDIEL; translated from the coding sequence ATGAACGAATTTGAAGATTTGCTAAATAGCGTTAGCCAAGTTGAGCCAGGTGATGTTGTTAGTGCTGAAGTATTGACAGTTGATGCTACTCAAGCTAACGTTGCAATCTCTGGAACTGGTGTTGAAGGTGTCTTGACTCTTCGCGAATTGACAAACGATCGCGATGCAGATATCAATGACTTTGTAAAAGTAGGTGAAGTATTGGATGTTCTTGTACTTCGTCAAGTAGTTGGTAAAGATACTGATACAGTAACATACCTTGTATCTAAAAAACGCCTTGAAGCTCGCAAAGCATGGGACAAACTTGTAGGACGCGAAGAAGAAGTTGTTACAGTTAAAGGAACTCGCGCTGTTAAGGGTGGACTTTCAGTTGAATTTGAAGGTGTACGTGGATTTATCCCAGCTTCAATGTTGGATACTCGTTTTGTACGTAACACTGAGCGTTTTGTAGGTCAAGAGTTTGATGCTAAAATCAAAGAAGTTGATCCTAAAGAAAACCGCTTCATCCTTTCACGTCGTGAAGTTGTAGAAGCAGCTACAGCAGCAGCTCGTGCTGAAGTATTTGGTAAATTGGCTGTTGGTGATGTTGTAACTGGTAAAGTTGCACGTATCACAAGCTTCGGTGCTTTCATCGACCTTGGTGGTGTTGACGGATTGGTTCACTTGACTGAATTGTCACACGAACGTAACGTTTCACCAAAATCAGTTGTAACTGTTGGTGAAGAAGTTGAAGTGAAAATCCTTGATCTTAACGAAGAAGAAGGACGTGTATCACTTTCACTTAAAGCTACAACACCTGGACCATGGGATGGCGTTGAGCAAAAATTGGCTAAAGGTGATGTTGTAGAAGGTACAGTTAAACGTTTGACTGACTTCGGTGCATTTGTTGAAGTATTGCCAGGTATCGATGGACTTGTTCACGTATCACAAATTTCACACAAACGTATTGAAAATCCAAAAGAAGCTCTTAAAGTTGGTCAAGAAGTTACTGTTAAAGTTCTTGAAGTTAACGCTGATGCAGAACGCGTTTCACTTTCTATCAAAGCTCTTGAAGAACGTCCTGCTCAAGAAGAAGGACAAAAAGAAGAAAAACGCGCTCCACGTCCACGTCGTCCAAAACGTCAAGAAAAACGTGATTTTGAACTTCCTGAAACTCAAACAGGATTCTCAATGGCTGACTTGTTCGGAGACATCGAACTTTAA
- the sufC gene encoding Fe-S cluster assembly ATPase SufC gives MSVLEIKDLHVEIEGKEILKGVNLTLKTGEIAAIMGPNGTGKSTLSAAIMGNPNYEVTKGEVLFDGVNILELEVDERARMGLFLAMQYPSEIPGITNAEFLRAAMNAGKEDDEKISVREFITKLDEKMELLNMKEEMAERYLNEGFSGGEKKRNEILQLLMLEPTFALLDEIDSGLDIDALKVVSKGVNAMRGEGFGAMIITHYQRLLNYITPDVVHVMMEGRVVLSGGPELAARLEREGYAKLAEELGYDYKEEL, from the coding sequence ATGTCAGTATTAGAGATCAAAGATCTTCACGTTGAGATTGAAGGAAAAGAAATTTTAAAAGGGGTTAATCTGACTCTTAAAACAGGAGAAATTGCAGCTATCATGGGACCAAATGGTACCGGTAAGTCTACTCTTTCAGCTGCTATTATGGGGAACCCAAACTATGAAGTCACTAAAGGTGAAGTCTTGTTTGACGGTGTGAACATCCTTGAATTGGAAGTGGATGAGCGTGCGCGTATGGGACTTTTCCTAGCTATGCAATACCCATCAGAAATTCCTGGAATTACCAACGCTGAGTTTCTTCGTGCAGCTATGAATGCTGGTAAAGAAGACGATGAGAAGATTTCAGTTCGTGAGTTTATCACTAAATTGGATGAGAAGATGGAATTGCTCAACATGAAAGAAGAAATGGCAGAGCGTTACCTCAACGAAGGTTTCTCTGGTGGTGAGAAAAAACGTAATGAAATTCTTCAACTCTTGATGTTGGAACCAACTTTTGCCCTTTTGGATGAGATTGACTCTGGTCTCGATATTGACGCTCTTAAGGTTGTGTCTAAAGGTGTCAATGCCATGCGTGGTGAAGGTTTTGGTGCTATGATTATCACTCACTACCAACGTCTTTTGAACTACATCACACCTGATGTGGTACACGTGATGATGGAAGGTCGTGTTGTCCTTTCAGGTGGTCCAGAATTGGCTGCGCGTTTGGAACGTGAAGGATACGCAAAACTAGCTGAAGAACTTGGCTACGACTACAAGGAAGAATTGTAA
- the dnaX gene encoding DNA polymerase III subunit gamma/tau, translated as MYQALYRKYRSQTFSQLVGQEIVAKTLKQAVEQEKISHAYLFSGPRGTGKTSVAKIFAKAMNCPNQEGGEPCNNCYICQAVTDGSLEDVIEMDAASNNGVDEIRDIRDKSTYAPSIAQYKVYIIDEVHMLSTGAFNALLKTLEEPTPNVVFILATTELHKIPATILSRVQRFEFKSIRTQDIRDHIFHILEKEGIAYETEAVEIIARRAEGGMRDALSILDQALSLTQDARLTTAVSEEITGTISLSALDNYVAALAQKDVTRALENLNLIFDNGKSMTRFVTDLLQYLRDILIVQTGGENTHHSDLFKDNLGISQVVLFEMIGIATSSLADIKASLQPKIYAEMMTIRLAELEVKPEITGQVAGELASLREEVARLKQALANVNTSPKQATPAPSRPVNSKSVYRVDRNKVQSILQEAVENPDLARQNLIRLQNAWGEVIESLSGPDKALLVGSQPVAANEHHAILAFESNFNAGQTMKRDNLNTMFGNILSQAAGFSPEILAISMDEWKEVRADFSAKAKSSQGNSVKEEVEESVLPQGFEFLADKVTIAED; from the coding sequence ATGTATCAGGCCCTTTATCGAAAATATAGAAGTCAAACATTTTCACAGTTAGTAGGCCAGGAAATTGTTGCAAAAACTCTGAAACAAGCTGTAGAGCAGGAAAAGATCAGCCATGCCTATCTATTTTCAGGGCCTCGTGGAACTGGAAAAACCAGTGTAGCCAAAATTTTTGCCAAGGCTATGAACTGCCCTAATCAAGAGGGAGGAGAACCTTGCAATAACTGTTATATCTGTCAAGCTGTAACAGACGGTAGCTTGGAAGACGTTATCGAAATGGACGCAGCCTCTAACAATGGGGTGGATGAAATTCGTGATATCCGTGATAAATCAACCTATGCTCCAAGTATAGCTCAGTATAAGGTCTATATCATTGATGAGGTTCATATGCTTTCAACAGGAGCCTTCAATGCCCTTTTAAAAACTCTTGAAGAACCAACTCCTAATGTTGTTTTTATCCTAGCAACGACAGAGCTTCATAAGATTCCTGCAACCATTTTGTCTCGTGTTCAACGCTTTGAGTTTAAATCTATTAGAACTCAGGATATTCGAGATCATATCTTCCATATTTTAGAAAAGGAAGGAATTGCTTATGAAACTGAAGCTGTTGAGATTATCGCTCGTAGAGCAGAAGGTGGTATGCGGGATGCTTTGTCCATTTTAGACCAAGCATTGAGCTTGACTCAAGATGCTAGATTAACAACAGCTGTTTCTGAGGAAATTACGGGGACTATTAGTCTAAGTGCTTTGGATAATTATGTGGCTGCCTTGGCACAAAAAGATGTGACTCGTGCTTTGGAAAATCTTAATTTGATTTTTGATAACGGAAAAAGTATGACACGATTTGTAACGGATTTGTTGCAGTATCTACGGGATATTTTGATTGTCCAAACTGGTGGGGAGAATACTCACCATAGTGATCTCTTTAAGGATAACCTAGGTATTTCACAGGTTGTTTTGTTCGAGATGATTGGAATTGCAACAAGTAGTTTAGCTGATATCAAGGCTAGCCTCCAACCAAAGATTTACGCAGAAATGATGACCATTCGTCTAGCTGAGCTTGAAGTTAAGCCTGAAATAACAGGTCAAGTCGCTGGTGAATTGGCATCACTAAGAGAAGAAGTTGCGCGATTGAAACAGGCCCTAGCAAATGTTAATACAAGTCCCAAGCAGGCCACACCAGCACCAAGTCGCCCAGTAAACAGCAAGTCAGTTTATCGAGTAGACCGCAATAAGGTGCAGTCTATTCTTCAAGAAGCTGTTGAAAATCCTGATTTAGCCCGTCAAAATCTAATTCGTCTCCAAAATGCTTGGGGAGAAGTTATTGAAAGTTTGTCAGGACCTGATAAAGCACTTTTAGTTGGCTCTCAACCTGTTGCGGCCAATGAACATCATGCCATTCTTGCTTTTGAATCTAACTTCAATGCTGGCCAGACCATGAAACGTGATAATCTCAACACTATGTTTGGTAATATCCTCAGTCAAGCAGCGGGATTCTCTCCAGAGATTCTTGCTATATCTATGGACGAGTGGAAAGAAGTCAGAGCAGATTTCTCAGCTAAGGCTAAATCGTCTCAAGGAAACTCTGTTAAGGAAGAGGTTGAAGAATCTGTCCTTCCTCAAGGATTTGAATTCCTAGCGGATAAAGTAACCATAGCAGAAGATTAA
- a CDS encoding DUF979 domain-containing protein: MTNLARQLLELTYIVIGCQFLHTAYCSYKDKTNPVRFGTAGFWALLGISFIGGSYLPSVCIGVIVVLLALLTLFKQVRIGTLPSLDEVKANIEAKRLKNKIFIPVMLMALIALVLAKMIPEFSKIAISLAAFFATISLLLITKSSPRSLLAENNRMVQQVSTSGIVPQLLGALGAIFTVAGVGDLISHLISGLVPSGSRFMGVVAYVLGMVLFSMIMGNAFAAFTVITAGIGVPFVFALGADPIVAAALAMTAGCCGTLLTPMAANFNALPAALLDMKDPNGVIKAQVGVAVIMIILHIFLMYFLAF, encoded by the coding sequence ATGACCAATCTAGCAAGACAGTTATTAGAGTTGACCTATATTGTGATTGGTTGTCAATTCCTTCATACAGCTTATTGTAGCTATAAAGATAAAACAAACCCAGTTCGCTTTGGAACGGCTGGGTTTTGGGCTTTATTGGGCATCAGTTTTATCGGTGGTTCCTATCTACCTTCTGTCTGTATTGGAGTTATCGTAGTGCTATTAGCCCTGCTAACTCTCTTTAAACAGGTTCGTATCGGCACCTTACCGTCTCTGGATGAAGTCAAGGCAAATATTGAAGCTAAACGACTAAAGAATAAAATTTTTATTCCAGTCATGTTAATGGCTTTGATTGCTTTGGTATTAGCAAAAATGATCCCTGAGTTTAGTAAGATTGCTATCAGCCTTGCTGCATTTTTCGCAACCATCTCTCTTTTATTGATTACTAAGAGTTCTCCCAGAAGTTTGTTAGCAGAAAACAATCGCATGGTGCAACAAGTTTCAACCAGTGGGATTGTGCCTCAACTTTTAGGTGCTTTAGGGGCAATATTTACCGTAGCAGGAGTTGGAGACCTGATTTCTCACTTGATAAGTGGTTTAGTTCCATCCGGCAGTCGTTTTATGGGTGTGGTAGCTTATGTCCTTGGGATGGTTCTATTCTCCATGATAATGGGTAATGCCTTTGCTGCCTTTACTGTTATTACTGCTGGAATTGGAGTTCCCTTTGTATTTGCCTTGGGAGCTGATCCAATCGTGGCTGCAGCTCTAGCAATGACGGCAGGTTGCTGTGGAACCTTATTGACTCCAATGGCGGCTAACTTTAATGCTTTACCGGCAGCTCTCCTGGATATGAAAGATCCAAATGGGGTTATCAAAGCGCAAGTAGGAGTAGCTGTTATCATGATTATCCTACATATATTTTTGATGTACTTTTTGGCATTTTAA
- the pcp gene encoding pyroglutamyl-peptidase I — MKILVTGFDPFGGEKVNPALEAVKSLPSEIHGAEIHWVEIPTVFYRSAEVLEAEIVRFQPDAVLCIGQAGGRASLTPERVAINQDDARIPDNQGNQQIDTPIRLDGQAAYFSTLPIKAMVQAIKEEGLPATVSNTAGTFVCNHLMYQALYLADKKFPHMRAGFMHIPYMTEQVINKPNTASMNLTEIVRGIEAAIGAIVDYKDKDIKLVGGTTH, encoded by the coding sequence ATGAAAATATTAGTAACAGGTTTTGATCCTTTTGGTGGTGAAAAGGTTAATCCAGCTCTGGAAGCTGTTAAATCATTACCATCTGAGATTCATGGAGCTGAAATTCATTGGGTAGAAATCCCAACGGTCTTTTATCGATCAGCAGAGGTTTTAGAAGCAGAAATCGTCCGCTTTCAGCCAGATGCGGTGCTTTGCATCGGACAAGCAGGAGGAAGAGCTAGTCTAACTCCTGAGCGTGTTGCCATCAACCAAGATGATGCTAGAATTCCTGATAACCAAGGAAATCAGCAGATTGACACTCCTATACGCCTGGACGGTCAAGCTGCCTATTTTAGCACACTACCTATTAAGGCAATGGTTCAAGCGATTAAAGAGGAAGGGTTGCCAGCTACAGTGTCCAATACAGCAGGAACCTTTGTTTGTAATCATTTGATGTACCAGGCTCTCTATTTAGCGGATAAAAAGTTTCCACATATGAGAGCAGGCTTTATGCATATTCCCTATATGACAGAACAGGTGATCAATAAACCTAATACAGCATCTATGAATTTAACTGAAATCGTCAGAGGTATCGAAGCTGCGATTGGTGCTATCGTAGATTATAAAGATAAGGACATAAAATTAGTGGGTGGTACAACCCACTAA